One Bradysia coprophila strain Holo2 unplaced genomic scaffold, BU_Bcop_v1 contig_476, whole genome shotgun sequence genomic region harbors:
- the LOC119082606 gene encoding zinc finger protein 239-like, which translates to MDDSNYMNYDINNHQTYDTLTSQLIEPAPQYNQCEVRLETFDQAFKSHALMLNDDRNRPSPIECDVCKKSFTLIQHLRIHMHIHNDEKKFQCELCPEQFVLETDLTNHMKQHSDNYKPFKCKICGQAYSHERNLKVHQQVHINNVMFKCDQCDKEFNQMFSLKIHMNVHNNKPYKCSLCEKTFSQSSNLKNHLNVHNGHRPHKCDVCGKGFNQISSLRSHKYGHTGDKPHKCTVCDKTYTQSSSLKVHMNIHNGFKPYKCHICLKEFTDPSNFRKHKATTHSV; encoded by the exons ATGGATGATTCAAACTACATGAACTATGACATAAACAACCATCAAACGTACGACACGCTAACCAGCCAATTAATCGAACCGGCGCCACAATACAACCAATGCGAGGTGCGACTGGAAACATTCGATCAAGCGTTCAAATCTCATGCTCTAATGCTGAACGATGACCGGAACCGGCCGAGTCCCATCGAATGTGATGTGTGCAAGAAATCGTTCACGCTGATCCAACATCTACGCATCCACATGCACATACacaacgacgagaagaaattCCAATGCGAATTGTGTCCCGAGCAATTTGTGCTCGAAACGGATCTCACCAACCATATGAAACAGCATTCGGACAATTACAAGCCGTTCAAGTGCAAGATTTGCGGTCAGGCGTACAGTCACGAGCGGAATCTGAAGGTTCATCAGCAGGTTCACATCAACAATGTTATGTTTAAATGCGACCAATGTGATAAG GAATTCAATCAGATGTTTAGCCTCAAGATTCATATGAACGTGCACAACAACAAACCTTACAAATGCAG TTTatgtgaaaaaacattttcgcaaTCGTCCAACTTAAAGAATCACCTCAACGTTCATAACGGCCATCGGCCGCACAAATGTGACGTTTGCGGCAAGGGCTTTAATCAAATCTCGAGCTTACGATCCCACAAGTACGGGCATACAGGTGACAAGCCCCACAAATGTACGGTTTGTGACAAGACTTACACCCAATC GTCGAGTCTGAAGGTACACATGAACATCCACAACGGATTCAAACCGTACAAATGTCATATCTGCTTAAAGGAATTTACGGATCCTTCAAATTTCCGGAAACACAAAGCAACAACACATTCCGTTTAG
- the LOC119082607 gene encoding sm-like protein LSM4: protein MLPLSLLKTAQSHPMLVELKNGETYNGHLVSCDTWMNINLREVICTSKDGDKFWRMPECYIRGSTIKYLRIPDEVIDMVKEDAQVKSRGRQDMKGGRGGQNQRGGNRGGNQGGNRPFAQRGRQQGREGGGGGGGGGGGGGQMNHNRKPKQ from the exons ATG ttaCCTCTCTCTTTATTGAAAACGGCACAAAGTCACCCGATG TTGGTCGAGCTGAAAAATGGAGAGACATACAACGGACATTTGGTCAGCTGCGACACATGGATGAACATCAATCTCAGAGAAGTGATTTGCACATCCAAG GATGGTGATAAATTTTGGCGTATGCCCGAGTGCTACATCCGGGGCAGTACAATCAAATACCTTCGTATTCCCGACGAAGTCATTGACATGGTGAAAGAAGATGCACAAGTTAAGTCGCGTGGTCGTCAAGATATGAAAGGTGGACGAGGTGGCCAGAATCAACGCGGAGGAAATCGTGGTGGCAATCAAGGAGGCAACCGACCGTTTGCACAGCGAGGACGACAACAAGGCAGAGAaggtggtggtggtggcggcggcggcggcggtgGTGGTGGTCAAATGAATCACAATCgaaaaccaaaacaataa